TGTAATATTTTTAGTAGTGCAATATGagaatttgaaattttttcaatgatatcatcaataatatcatttatatgatacaattttagaaaaataattaatatttcctTAAAAATTGAAAGTAATATTTATATGAAGTACGTTTTTTCTTCTCTAAATATAATACTcacaataaaacaaataaataataatattatcacGTCTTAAAGTATAAATGACTTTTACACATGACaactaatattattaaattatattaaaaattaaataataaattaatttataaaattatatctcATATGTATATACTACTATATATACAAAGAAAGGTATGATTAATTTTACactgattttttttattcaaaccaaaattttgattaaaaatgataaaatttaaaataacaaaGATTTACACAAAAAAGAAATagataatattatattaaattttttagttttgataTAGTGTTAGGAAAAAAGTTACACGTTAATGAATTCTAgttatttacaaaataattttgaaattaaataaattatttatgaaaataataaaaacaagagaaaataacaagagaaaaggggtgatgcactgacagtgtaaaatatttttacactgtcaaccaatcatcacccatgtatccaattaaatcatttttttatttaaaaaaaacttaataacatgacacatttataattttctattggatgacagtgtaaaattattttacactgtcagtgcactaccttttaactcaaatAACAGTTATTTGCTTCCTAAATATCTGAGAGATATCTACAAGTAAGATAATATCCAATTGAAAAGGAGGAGCAATCCATATCTTTAAAGATTCATCTTGCTCCATTGGCAAGGAGCCCCGTCCAAGGACGTAttcggggaataccgagttcgattcccagacggaacaatcttgcttggccagtgcgcatgcctctccgcacgagccggattagtggcccacctgtggtgggtcgacaccggtgcaaatagcaaaaaaaaaaaaaaaaaaaattcatcttATCATATTAtagaaaatcttttcatttctACTCCGTCAAAtctcaaaataaattattatgaaaATTATTCGCTTCCTAAAcaagatatatttttttaaacatatctTTTACACTATTTTATACAAATATTGacaaaatattcattttttaatttatctttttcatctCAGCTATGAtccattttgaatttaaaattgaaaataagTTTGATGAATCatctaaaataaaacaaacagtgCAGTCTCCTATAGCAAAAATCTGTTATTATAGCAACACAACACCAAAACGACAATACACAACAGAATAATAAAGTAATGAAAAATGGACACGTAAACCATTTTCTCTGACTATAAACTCTGAGCTCTCATGCTCATCTAAACACGTTGCACTTATCAAGTATCATCACTCTCTCACTCTCTAACTTCTTTGGTTCCATCCAAATCCCAATTTAGTCAAATTCTGGTCACTTCCGTATTCTAGAACAACAACCTTCACTGTTGATCATCGTCGCGCGCGTGATGTCTACGCACCCTAAGTTTACTCGAGTTCCCAGTATCAGAGACAGAGTTCAAGATACTCTCTCTGCGCATCGGAACCAACTCATTTCTCTTCTCTCCAGGtaggttcatcatcatcttcttctgctTGTTATTTACCGTTTCATATTGCTTTTACTGTTTTGTTGTTATGCATGTATAGCATCATCATTCTGTTTTGGTTTTGTGATTTCAAGGTATGTTGCTCAAGGGAAAGGGATTTTGCAACCGCATAATTTGATTGATGAACTTGATAATATACTTGGCGAGGATCATGCATCACTGGATCTTAAAAATGGTCCATTTGGACAAATTATCAACTCTGcacaggttttttttttttaattaaatgcgTTTTGATATAATCTAGTTTGAAACTGTGTATAGTTGACACGTGTGCACAGCTGTGTATAGATGAGGATCTTGAAGTGAAACTGTGTATACTTTGTGAAAGTTACTTCACTATAACCATATCAGGTTAAGCATGCTTAAGGGAGTGTTTGGTTCTGcggtgaaaaaaattgatttttagtgaattgattatgtaaaattgattctCTAGTTAAAAGCGAGTTGaaggtaaagtgatttatgttttgatAAATTTTTTGCAAAACTGACTTGGAgaataaatttcataaatttcagtgtaaaaatcaccTTTAGACTCAAAAGTTACAAATTCTAACTTcaactagaatcaattctactcaaGAACAACCAAACATgtttaaatcaattttacacCTCCAAAATAAATTTGCTTGCTCTAAATGTGAAATCAAACATGCACTAAGTGTTAGCGAATCATTGTTTTGCAGTGAAAAgaattgattttaaataaattaattatgtaaaattgattctACTTAAAAGTGTATCATTGTTTTGCCGTGAAAagaattaattttgaataaattaattatgtaaaattgattctACTTAAAAATGACTTGAAGctaagtgatttatgtttggataaatgTATGTAGAAGTGAGTTGAATATTAAATTTCAATGTGAAAAACACATTTGAACTCAAAAGCTACAAATTTTAGCTTTAAGTAGAATCAATTTTAGAGAGAAAATTAATTCTACCTTAGAAGAAccataaaactcaaaatcattcCAAAATCAATCCTATACCTCTAGAGTTGCTTTCTGCATTTCCAAAAGCTAAATCAAAACATACACCAAGAGATTTAAGTAAGATATTGTTTGAAAACGTGTATCATTATTGTCTGAAAACGTGTATCATTATTTTTGTGACAGGAAGCCATAGTTTTGCCTCCTTTTGTGGCCATAGCAGTTCGTCCCAGACCAGGTGTTTGGGAATATGTCCGTGTTAATGTCTTTGAACTCAGTGTGGAGCAGTTGAGTGTTTCTGAATATCTCAGTTTCAAAGAAGAACTTGTAGAAGGAAAGTAAGAAATCTACTGCATAGCTTTTAATATTATAAGAAATTAACTCTCTGAGTTTGTTGTAATAACTGTTTGTGTTATATTCTGTAATAGGAGTAATAATAATCTTATGTTGGAGCTTGACCTTGAGCCATTTAATGCATCATTTCCACGTCCAACTCGCTCATCTTCGATTGGAAATGGTGTGCAGTTTCTCAACCGCCACCTCTCGTCAAATATGTTTCGTAACAAAGATTGCTTGGAACCCTTGCTTGATTTCCTCCGTGTTCATACATATAAAGGCCATGTATGTTCCCCGTGCAATGCAATTTTTTTTACCGCTAATGAAGTGTTTATGTTAGATGACTACCGTTATAGTTGAAAACAATGCAGTTTGACCCTAAATATCCCTCCCATATTACAATGTTACAGGCACTGATGTTAAATGATAGAATACAAAGCATTTCCAAACTTCAGTCTGCTTTGGTCAAGGCCGAGGATCATCTTTCTAAGCTTGCACCTGATACACTCTATTCTGAGTTTGAATATGAGTAAGCTTATGCTCTGCGATGGACAATCATATCTTTACTGTGTATTACAAATTATGTGAGCATTTTATAGAATATTTTGATGTAAATTTCTTCTTCTGACTCTTTTATCAATTTAGATTACAAGGAATGGGATTCGAGAGAGGTTGGGGTGATACTGCTGCTCGGGTTTTAGAGATGATGCATCTTCTACTGGATATTCTTCAGGCCCCTGATCCTTCTACACTGGAGACTTTTCTTGGAAGAGTGCCTATGGTGTTCAATGTTGTTATATTGTCTCCACATGGTTTCTTTGGGCAAGCCAATGTCCTCGGTTTGCCTGACACTGGTGGCCAGGTATTCATATTTATCATTTGATTAAGACCAATTAAGCTGGACATGCATGCATTGTTCAGTGCCACCTATCGCTGGATTGATTCCATCCATTTTTATGAGTTATTTTAGACGTTGAATGGTATTCAACACAGAAGTTTTTTATATCTCCAGGTTGTTTATATACTAGATCAAGTGCGTGCCCTTGAGAGTGAGATGCTCGTTCGGATCAAGAAACAAGGACTTGATTTCACTCCTAGAATTCTAATTGTAAGTGGAATTTCTTGGGATCGGGTTCTTCATATTTGACAAAGCTATATTGTAATTGGTTGCTTTTTAAAGTTCAAATCATATTaaaatttgtttgtttctttaaagGTTACTAGGTTAATACCTGATGCAAAGGGAACGACATGCAACCAGCGACTAGAAAGAGTCAGTGGCACTGAATACACACATATTTTGCGTGTTCCATTCCGGTCAGAAAAAGGAATTCTTCGTAAATGGATCTCAAGGTTTGATGTCTGGCCTTTCCTGGAAACTTTTGCAGAGGTAAAGCCCATCAACATTTATGGCTTGAATATAATCTGACACTAATGATTATTAGGAATGATTGGTTTCATAACTTAGTATAGGCATGATAGGGTTCTAGTTATACACGATGTATATTGCATGTGCTGGATTTTCCCCCTAATATCGAAGGTTGTACTTTTCAACAGGATGTTGCTAGTGAAATTACTGCTGAGTTACAATGTTATCCTGATTTCATCATAGGAAACTACAGTGATGGAAATCTTGTTGCATCTTTATTGGCTTACAAAATGGGAGTTACCCAGGTTCTTTTCCCTCTCTTCTTTGTCATCTTATCTTTCCATACAAAACTTGAAAGCTTGTGATTTGTCTGCTGAGAATGTTAATAGACTTGAATATTTGTGTCTGTAGTGTACAATCGCGCATGCACTGGAGAAGACAAAATATCCAGATTCAGATATATATTGGAAGAAATTCGAagataaataccatttttcttgTCAGTTCACTGCCGATCTAATAGCCATGAACAATGCTGATTTTATCATCACCAGTACATATCAAGAGATTGCTGGAACGTAAGTAATTTTATCATTATGTATGTCATGCTTCACGACTTGTGATAAATCACTTCTTGTTAGTATGTTTTATTCTGCTCCCCCTTTTATAAATTGTTCGGCTTGTTAATATTATCAATTATGTAACATTTTTTTCCATCTCTTTTATAAGCTTACAAGCTATTTATTTTGGAGATAAAGCTGCAATACAAATGATTGCATGTTGTTTAGCAACCATATGCTCCTAAGTGAAAGATTCCATATCGTAATTCGAATATGATTTGCTTGTTTTTGTGGAACCTCGCATGCCCATTTGGCATTGTGTGTGTAGGCATCTGGTGATTGTGCCGAGAAACTTGGCCGGCTTTTTTGTTGTAGCCCAATTTGTTGTGTAGTAATGACATATTAGTGTCCACCAAGTTATGACACTAAAGACGCCTATCCATTTTGCTTTAAATTTGTCTGTAGATTTCTTATCACTATGCTAAGTaacattttttaagttttttttttctagtaCTAGGAACATTTTTTTACTTTCTACTAGAATAATGTTGCTCATTCCATTTTCTTAACTTATCTTGTCTTCCAGGAAGAATACTGTTGGCCAGTATGAGAGTCACACTGCTTTTACTCTTCCGGGATTGTATAGAGTTGTCCACGGCATTGATGTTTTTGATCCCAAGTTCAACATTGTCTCTCCTGGAGCAGATATGACAATATATTTCCCCTACTCTGATAAGGAGAAAAGACTCACCGCCCTACACAGTTCAATTGAAAATCTATTGTACGATACCGAGCAGACCGATGACTACATGTGAGTCTATTGCAGTTGCAGAAATATTTAATTTAGGTTATTTACACATATAACAATCCATTATGTTATCTGTTATGCATCATGCTAAAAATTTCTGGTTTATTAGCTTCCACTTTACAGTCCTTGCTCATCCTTCAGTACCAAAATCAGCATTAAATGCATCTTAAATATGTGCTGCGTTGTCACAATAGTCCTTGAATGTATCAAAATTACAAAAACATACCCAAACCCAGCTTTTGTTAGTCAATATGATCCTCTAGTGTGTCTTTTGTTTGATAGTTTGGTCATTAAATGCATGTCGTGATAGTCATTTTGATCCATAATATTACTAACAAAAGACACTTGGAAATGTTGTTGTAATTTTGTTACATTCAGAGACTGTAGTGATAGTGTCCCACAAATTAAGAGACCAAAATGGCTAACTACTCAAAATGTTATTATGACATTATATGAGTTTATCTTTGTCTCTATGTGGCAGCGGTTCACTGACAGACCGGTCAAAGCCTATAATTTTCTCCATGGCAAGGCTAGACAGAGTTAAAAATATAACTGGTTTGGTAGAAAGCTATGCTAAGAACAGCAAGTTGAGGGAACTTGTCAACCTTGTTGTAGTAGCTGGTTATATCGATGTCAAAAAGTCCAGTGACAGAGAAGAAATTGCAGAGATTGAGAAGATGCATGATCTCATGAAGCAATACGATTTGAATGGTGAGTTTCGGTGGATTACTGCCCAAACAAATAGAGCACGTAACGGGGAGCTATATCGCTACATAGCAGATACAAAAGGAGCTTTTGTTCAGGTATTGCAGGAACTACTCTATACTGTTTGATTTACCACTCAAGAATCATTTGTAACTCATAATCTCTTGCTGCAGCCTGCTTTCTATGAAGCTTTTGGACTTACAGTTGTGGAGGCCATGACATGTGGGCTCCCAACGTTCGCTACTAGCCATGGTGGTCCTGCTGAGATCATCGAGCATGGTGTATCGGGATTCCATATTGATCCTTATCATCCTGACCAAGCATCAGAGCTATTGGTTGAATTTTTCCAACGATGTAAGGAGGATCCAAATCACTGGAATAAAATATCTGATGGTGGCCTTCAAAGAATTTACGAAAGGTAGGTTATTTTTGGTAAAAGTTGGTTTCTTTTGTTATTTATACTAAAATGCTAAGAAAATAATAATCAGGTACACATGGAAGATCTATTCTGAAAGGCTTATGACCTTGGCTGGAGTTTATAGTTTCTGGAAATATGTTTCCAAACTAGAGAGACGGGAAACTCGACGATATCTTGAGATGTTCTACATTCTTAAGTTCCGTGATTTGGTAAGTGATACTACAATTTACGTCTCTTCCCTTGTTGGGACGCTATGATATGGGATTATAAATTTTATCATCTCTATACACAGTACCGATATTTCAGATTGAATACATATCGGTGTCCAATACCTATTACCTATACCTCACAGTCCATTattccattttttaaaaattattaccgATGTTACATGTCATGGTCGTGTCCGGTGTTTGTGTTAGTAGAAACAAATGATAGTTGTACTACTAGCATTGACCTCAAATTTGTTGTTTACAACTTTTTTTCCAGGCAAATTCTGTTCCAATAGCAAAGGATGATGCAAATTAACCTGCTGCCTTCTGGTGCATGGCTGCTTTATGTTTTTATCAAGGTTTGACAGCAGACAATAAGAGTCTTGTATGTATATAAAAGTCTGCTTCTTGTGTTGTAAATTAATATGTTTCTGAAGACTTAGAGGAGTTTTATGGAAGCATGTCTATGTTAGCTTTGACTATATAAAAAAATGCTGATAGCAGTTGTCAATCATGTGAAACCTGTAAGG
The Vicia villosa cultivar HV-30 ecotype Madison, WI linkage group LG6, Vvil1.0, whole genome shotgun sequence genome window above contains:
- the LOC131610820 gene encoding sucrose synthase 2-like, with translation MSTHPKFTRVPSIRDRVQDTLSAHRNQLISLLSRYVAQGKGILQPHNLIDELDNILGEDHASLDLKNGPFGQIINSAQEAIVLPPFVAIAVRPRPGVWEYVRVNVFELSVEQLSVSEYLSFKEELVEGKSNNNLMLELDLEPFNASFPRPTRSSSIGNGVQFLNRHLSSNMFRNKDCLEPLLDFLRVHTYKGHALMLNDRIQSISKLQSALVKAEDHLSKLAPDTLYSEFEYELQGMGFERGWGDTAARVLEMMHLLLDILQAPDPSTLETFLGRVPMVFNVVILSPHGFFGQANVLGLPDTGGQVVYILDQVRALESEMLVRIKKQGLDFTPRILIVTRLIPDAKGTTCNQRLERVSGTEYTHILRVPFRSEKGILRKWISRFDVWPFLETFAEDVASEITAELQCYPDFIIGNYSDGNLVASLLAYKMGVTQCTIAHALEKTKYPDSDIYWKKFEDKYHFSCQFTADLIAMNNADFIITSTYQEIAGTKNTVGQYESHTAFTLPGLYRVVHGIDVFDPKFNIVSPGADMTIYFPYSDKEKRLTALHSSIENLLYDTEQTDDYIGSLTDRSKPIIFSMARLDRVKNITGLVESYAKNSKLRELVNLVVVAGYIDVKKSSDREEIAEIEKMHDLMKQYDLNGEFRWITAQTNRARNGELYRYIADTKGAFVQPAFYEAFGLTVVEAMTCGLPTFATSHGGPAEIIEHGVSGFHIDPYHPDQASELLVEFFQRCKEDPNHWNKISDGGLQRIYERYTWKIYSERLMTLAGVYSFWKYVSKLERRETRRYLEMFYILKFRDLANSVPIAKDDAN